In a genomic window of Melopsittacus undulatus isolate bMelUnd1 chromosome 1, bMelUnd1.mat.Z, whole genome shotgun sequence:
- the LOC115947219 gene encoding lymphocyte antigen 6E-like: MKAVLIALLAAVLCVEQASSLFCYVCDNEHSNWNCLKTYKCEDNEKYCTTTYSSAGLGKDMGHRITKKCSADCPETNVNFGVAAYSTKCCSTSLCNFSGANSIKISYAAMLLGVVASLICVIKAGL; the protein is encoded by the exons ATGAAGGCTGTTCTGATTGCCCTGCTGGCTGCAGTCCTGTGTGTTGAGCAAG cttcctCGCTGTTTTGCTACGTATGTGATAACGAGCACTCCAACTGGAACTGTCTTAAAACCTACAAGTGTGAAGACAATGAGAAATACTGTACAACCACATATAGCTCTGCTGGCCTTG GCAAGGACATGGGACACCGCATCACCAAGAAGTGTTCTGCAGACTGTCCTGAGACAAACGTGAACTTCGGTGTGGCTGCTTATTCCACCAAATGCTGTAGTACCTCCCTGTGCAATTTCAGTGGTGCCAACAGCATCAAGATCAGCTACGCCGCGATGTTGCTGGGAGTTGTGGCTAGTTTGATCTGTGTCATCAAGGCAGGACTGTGA